A single genomic interval of Stieleria maiorica harbors:
- a CDS encoding leucine-rich repeat domain-containing protein, translated as MQQFVAPSRLLVPVLLAAFLAVSARPAVSDDKPEAEKTENVGAPKQDAEAEKPAEAKPEEKKPEEKKPEEKKPEEKKPEEKKPEEKKPEEKKPEAKKPAEKKAEPKKEAPKPVVSAFKDKALEQAVRAEVFAKRFNDEPITKEDVANISRVVGVGKQIKDLSGLEHCHALMLIDLADNQISDLAPIANLKRLQSVTLAGNRIKTLEPIKELTGMQYLDVSRNEIDDLSPLGKMSNLRTLYLAENRVASLEPIAPLSKIWSLDASGNELKTVQPIAGLKWITSLDLRNNYVEDVTPIAQLPGLNILQLNNNPIKDLSPLVKACQADQAGENRFAPYLRLFLGGNEIPEKEKTAAIEALKACGVKVKE; from the coding sequence ATGCAACAATTCGTCGCCCCGTCGCGTCTCCTTGTTCCCGTCCTGCTCGCTGCATTTCTAGCCGTCTCGGCACGCCCCGCCGTCTCCGACGACAAACCCGAGGCCGAAAAAACAGAAAACGTAGGCGCGCCGAAGCAAGATGCGGAAGCCGAAAAGCCTGCTGAAGCGAAGCCCGAAGAAAAGAAGCCCGAAGAAAAGAAGCCCGAAGAAAAGAAGCCTGAAGAAAAGAAGCCTGAAGAAAAGAAGCCTGAAGAAAAGAAGCCTGAGGAAAAGAAGCCTGAGGCGAAGAAACCTGCGGAGAAGAAAGCCGAACCGAAGAAAGAGGCTCCCAAGCCGGTCGTGTCGGCGTTCAAGGACAAGGCGCTCGAACAGGCGGTGCGGGCCGAAGTGTTCGCCAAGCGTTTCAATGACGAACCGATCACGAAGGAGGACGTGGCGAACATCTCACGCGTCGTCGGGGTCGGCAAACAAATCAAAGACCTATCGGGGTTGGAGCACTGCCATGCCCTGATGTTGATCGACTTGGCCGACAACCAGATTTCTGACCTGGCCCCGATCGCCAACCTGAAACGGTTGCAATCGGTCACCCTGGCTGGCAACCGAATCAAGACGCTCGAACCGATCAAGGAATTGACGGGGATGCAGTACCTGGATGTCTCCCGCAATGAGATCGATGACCTGAGCCCGCTGGGCAAGATGTCCAATTTGCGGACGCTTTATCTGGCCGAGAACCGAGTCGCATCGCTCGAGCCGATCGCGCCGCTGTCGAAGATCTGGTCGCTCGATGCGTCGGGAAACGAGCTGAAGACGGTGCAGCCGATCGCCGGACTGAAGTGGATCACGTCGCTGGACCTGCGCAACAACTACGTCGAAGACGTGACGCCGATCGCGCAGTTGCCGGGCTTGAACATCCTGCAACTGAACAACAACCCGATCAAAGACCTGTCGCCGTTGGTCAAGGCCTGTCAGGCGGATCAGGCCGGTGAGAATCGTTTCGCCCCCTACCTGCGGTTGTTCCTGGGCGGCAACGAGATCCCCGAAAAGGAAAAGACCGCCGCCATCGAAGCCCTCAAAGCCTGCGGCGTGAAGGTCAAGGAGTAA
- a CDS encoding glycosyltransferase family 2 protein — protein MKLTDRDDGVEMTRREKWLAALPVYNEVDYVSEILDQVVQYSSNVLVVDDGSTDGTDKLLAERADVTVVRHEQNRGYGAALQTAFDYTLRHGFDGVVTLDCDGQHQPKRIPAFIDMADEADIVSGSRYLQYFEGDDAPPEERMFINRRITADLNRRLGLKLTDAFCGFKAYRSEALRHFSITDTGYAMPLQLWVQAAEAGLRIVEMAVPLIYLDLQRSFGGALDHAETRLALYNQVIDDEIARLCAAGRHVTHASSGDLVCVHEAR, from the coding sequence ATGAAGTTAACCGACCGTGACGATGGAGTCGAAATGACGAGACGAGAGAAATGGCTTGCCGCCCTGCCGGTTTACAACGAAGTCGACTACGTGAGCGAGATTTTGGACCAAGTCGTTCAATACTCGTCCAACGTGTTGGTTGTCGATGACGGCTCGACCGACGGGACCGACAAACTTCTCGCCGAGCGTGCCGACGTGACAGTGGTTCGCCACGAGCAGAATCGGGGTTATGGGGCGGCCTTGCAAACCGCATTCGATTACACGCTGCGGCACGGATTTGACGGCGTCGTGACGCTCGACTGCGACGGCCAGCATCAACCGAAGCGGATTCCCGCGTTCATCGACATGGCCGACGAGGCCGACATCGTCTCCGGCAGCCGTTACCTGCAGTATTTCGAGGGCGATGATGCGCCGCCGGAAGAGCGGATGTTTATCAACCGCCGCATCACCGCGGATTTGAACCGCCGGCTGGGGCTGAAACTGACCGACGCGTTTTGTGGATTCAAAGCCTATCGTAGCGAAGCGCTGCGTCATTTTTCGATCACCGACACCGGTTACGCGATGCCGCTGCAGTTGTGGGTCCAGGCGGCCGAGGCGGGACTGCGAATCGTCGAAATGGCAGTGCCGCTGATCTATCTGGATCTGCAACGATCGTTCGGCGGGGCACTTGATCACGCGGAAACACGGCTCGCCCTGTACAATCAGGTGATCGATGATGAAATCGCCAGGTTGTGCGCCGCCGGCCGTCACGTGACCCACGCGTCGAGCGGGGATTTGGTTTGCGTCCACGAGGCCCGTTAG
- a CDS encoding RNA-binding S4 domain-containing protein, with the protein MTDQNSDHDSPQPAASDAADRPMMRLDDALKRAGLVGTGGQAKIWIQDGQVTVNGQVETRRRKQLFLGDVVETMGQRVTLDETFFDC; encoded by the coding sequence ATGACCGACCAAAACTCAGACCACGACTCCCCGCAACCGGCCGCCAGCGACGCCGCCGACCGGCCCATGATGCGGCTGGACGATGCGCTCAAACGGGCCGGACTGGTGGGGACCGGCGGCCAGGCGAAGATCTGGATTCAGGACGGCCAGGTGACCGTCAACGGCCAAGTCGAGACGCGGCGGCGAAAACAGCTGTTTTTGGGCGACGTGGTGGAAACCATGGGCCAACGCGTCACGCTGGACGAAACCTTTTTCGATTGTTAG
- a CDS encoding Nif3-like dinuclear metal center hexameric protein: protein MSAVTVDAVCQLLAQWAPLKLAESWDNVGLLVGDRAREIRRVLTCLTLTPDVAAEAVDQQADLIVTHHPIPFRPLPRINCDSITGEILWRLIGAKIAVYSAHTAFDSAAEGINQSWAELLGLQAVRPISDPSASDPSASDPSAENNLGSGRYGLLESEAPAREVIRRCAALVQSTSPPRGVGPLDQPVTKVGFACGSGGSFVAQAARCGCQLLVTGEASFHDCLEAESRGMALGLLGHFHSERFAMERLAVRIGEALPTLTVWPSRAESDPVQMI, encoded by the coding sequence ATGTCCGCCGTCACCGTCGATGCCGTTTGCCAACTCCTCGCCCAATGGGCTCCGCTGAAACTGGCGGAATCCTGGGACAACGTCGGTTTGCTGGTCGGGGACCGGGCCCGCGAAATCAGACGGGTGCTGACCTGCTTGACCCTCACGCCCGATGTGGCGGCTGAAGCGGTCGATCAGCAGGCCGACCTGATCGTCACGCATCACCCGATCCCCTTTCGCCCGCTGCCACGCATCAATTGTGATTCGATCACCGGCGAAATCCTGTGGCGATTGATCGGCGCCAAAATCGCCGTCTACAGCGCCCACACCGCGTTCGATTCTGCCGCCGAGGGGATCAACCAAAGTTGGGCCGAATTGCTGGGGCTGCAAGCGGTCCGCCCGATCAGTGACCCTTCAGCCAGTGACCCTTCAGCCAGTGACCCTTCAGCCGAGAACAACCTGGGCAGTGGCCGCTATGGTCTGCTGGAGAGCGAGGCTCCGGCGCGTGAGGTGATCCGCCGCTGTGCGGCGCTGGTCCAATCCACTTCGCCGCCGCGCGGGGTCGGACCGCTGGATCAACCGGTCACCAAGGTCGGCTTTGCCTGCGGCAGCGGCGGCTCGTTCGTTGCCCAAGCGGCGCGCTGCGGTTGCCAGCTTTTGGTCACCGGCGAGGCCAGTTTTCACGATTGCCTGGAAGCCGAATCGCGTGGGATGGCCTTGGGCTTGCTGGGGCATTTCCACAGTGAACGGTTTGCGATGGAGCGTCTGGCGGTGCGGATCGGCGAGGCGTTGCCCACGCTGACGGTCTGGCCCAGCCGGGCCGAGAGCGACCCGGTCCAGATGATTTGA
- the infC gene encoding translation initiation factor IF-3, whose translation MALARRNPQPDNRDTVRINSSIRISPIRVVSETGEQLGVIATEDALERARDVGLDLVEVAPNERPPVCRIMDYGKYKYDKNKKTNRNQSHTKTKEIRLRPKTGDEDIRTKIRRAEKFLKHKDKVQVSVLFRGREMAHIEEGRKVMEQVIELLDEVGKVETAPQQHGRRMICMIAPR comes from the coding sequence GTGGCGTTGGCACGACGAAATCCTCAACCAGATAATCGCGACACCGTTCGCATCAATTCCAGTATCCGCATCAGTCCGATCCGAGTCGTCAGCGAAACCGGCGAACAACTCGGAGTGATCGCGACCGAAGACGCCCTCGAGCGGGCACGTGATGTCGGACTCGATCTGGTTGAAGTCGCTCCCAATGAGCGACCCCCTGTTTGCCGAATCATGGATTACGGCAAATACAAGTACGACAAGAACAAAAAAACGAACCGCAACCAAAGTCATACCAAGACGAAAGAAATTCGATTGCGGCCGAAAACCGGCGACGAAGATATCCGCACCAAGATTCGTCGCGCCGAAAAGTTCTTGAAGCACAAGGACAAGGTGCAGGTCAGTGTGCTGTTCCGCGGTCGCGAGATGGCCCACATCGAAGAAGGCCGCAAGGTGATGGAGCAGGTCATCGAATTGCTGGACGAAGTCGGCAAGGTCGAAACCGCCCCCCAGCAACACGGCCGCCGCATGATCTGCATGATCGCCCCGCGCTAG